CTAGTTTCAAGTCTTTTCCTTAgcatgaaaaatcatttggaCACAAAGAAGCTAGTGCCAAATTAGCTggttataaaaattctaagaaATCTGGGAGTATAATTAGCAAAGTTAATACACACCATCAGCAGATAGTAGCTGATAATCGAgcctatttaaaatgtattttagacAGTTTACTTTTTTGTGCTCGTCAAGGAATAGCTATCAGAGGTCATAGAGTAGACGAAGACTCTTCAAACAAAGGAAACTTTCTAGAACTATTAACACTTCGTGCTAaagataatgatattattcaacgatattttattgaaaaagaaaaGACATTTCGTTATGTCAGTGGTGATTACACAAATACATTTCTTGAGTATTTagctaatattgttattgaaaatataattgataatgtaATAGCTGCGGGTATTTTCAGTATAATAGTTGACGAAACTCAAGATTTGTCTCGACATGAACAAGTcgcaattattataagatacgCAACAAAAGATTTATCTCCAGCAGAAGTTTTtcttggtttttataaaacagaaaatacAGATGGAGAAACACTttcaatgttaataaaatcaacTCTTGTATCTCatggtttaaaaatagaaaacttgAGAGGGCAGTGTTACGACGGTGCAGCGTCAATGAGAGGGTCGTATAAAGGGGTACAAGCAAGAATTAAAGAAGAAAATCATTTAGCAATGTACATTCACTGTAatgcacatattttaaatttatgcctTATAGATTTGGCTAAACAAGTATCTTATGTAAGAAATGTATTTGgaacattaaatacattacataattttattggtgCATCATCCAAGAGGCATgcgatttttgaaaaaatgtattcagttttaaatataagtacatgtGAAGGacctaaaactttaaaaagtcTCAGTGATACTAGGTGGAGTTGCCGACTAGATGCCCTCAAGGcggttttattcaattttcaaactgTGGTTAGTACTTTAGAAGATATTTCGGAAAATGATGCTGTTTATGGATCTGATGCTAATGCATTACTAAAGtcaataaatacttttgaatttttattttgtatatactttCTTAAAAAGATACTGttgttaactaatattttatcaaagtatttacaatcaagttcaataatttatagtaatgtaCAGTCAATGGCAAAAGAAACAATACAAGAATTATGCAATATGCGGTGTGAAGaaagttttaataacactTGGAATGAAGtagacattttaagaaaacaatataatgtttctTCTCCTATACTTCCCAGAAAGCAAAAAATACCAGCTAAACTTGGCGGTGGATTGAAGGAGGTTGAAAATACTaccataaataaacattataaaataaatatatattttgctgttctggataatattataaatgacatGAGTGAAAGGtttgaagaaaataatttatatattttaaactgtatgCAAGACATACTCTTAAATGATActccaaataataattcttttaaagaaataaataaaatgtatggtttTGATGAGGATAATCTTAAAGcagaaacaaaaattttaaataggatGTATAAAGCTGTACATAATCAAAGTAATGTGcaatcaaaaatcaatttcattgcatcagaaaattataaagCTGGATTTCCAACATTAACAAGtttgatacaattatttattactataccaACTAACTCCGCATCATGCGAAAGAAGTTTTTCTTGTTTACGTaggttaaaaacatatttaagaaCCACAATGGGACAATCAAGATTAAACAGTCTTGGAATCTTGCAAATTGAACGTGAAAGATCATCTCTTATAGATAAAGATTTAGTAATAGAAAAATTCAGTGCTGCCGCAGAATGTAGAGGCCGCCGATTACTACTGcagtaaatgatattattcccTCAGTAAAAAaccaactaatattttaaatctacctataatgtatatatatatattatattgtattaggtattatattacacaaaaaatataaatggcagctgttattaa
This genomic stretch from Rhopalosiphum maidis isolate BTI-1 chromosome 3, ASM367621v3, whole genome shotgun sequence harbors:
- the LOC114253658 gene encoding zinc finger MYM-type protein 1-like, producing the protein MKNHLDTKNLLFCARQGIAIRGHRVDEDSSNKGNFLELLTLRAKDNDIIQRYFIEKEKTFRYVSGDYTNTFLEYLANIVIENIIDNVIAAGIFSIIVDETQDLSRHEQVAIIIRYATKDLSPAEVFLGFYKTENTDGETLSMLIKSTLVSHGLKIENLRGQCYDGAASMRGSYKGVQARIKEENHLAMYIHCNAHILNLCLIDLAKQVSYVRNVFGTLNTLHNFIGASSKRHAIFEKMYSVLNISTCEGPKTLKSLSDTRWSCRLDALKAVLFNFQTVVSTLEDISENDAVYGSDANALLNQWQKKQYKNYAICGVKKVLITLGMK